One Synechococcus sp. CC9605 genomic window carries:
- the tsf gene encoding translation elongation factor Ts, whose amino-acid sequence MAAAVSAKLVKELRDKTGAGMMDCKKALAATEGDANKAVEWLRQKGIASAEKKSGRTAAEGAIGSYIHTGARVGVLVEVNCETDFVARGDMFQSLLRDVSMQVAACPNVEYVTTDEIPNEIREREKAIEMGRDDLEGKPEQMKEKIVEGRIGKRLKELALMEQPFIKDSSITVADLVKQTAGKIGENVKVRRFTRYTLGEGIEVEENDFAAEVASMQNAG is encoded by the coding sequence ATGGCTGCTGCCGTATCCGCCAAGCTTGTCAAAGAACTGCGCGACAAGACCGGCGCGGGGATGATGGATTGCAAAAAGGCCCTGGCCGCCACGGAAGGCGATGCCAACAAGGCCGTTGAGTGGCTTCGCCAGAAAGGCATCGCCAGCGCTGAAAAGAAATCAGGTCGCACCGCCGCCGAGGGTGCCATCGGCAGCTACATCCACACCGGTGCCCGCGTCGGAGTTCTGGTTGAGGTGAACTGCGAAACCGATTTCGTGGCCCGGGGCGACATGTTCCAGTCGCTTCTGCGTGATGTCTCCATGCAGGTGGCGGCATGCCCCAACGTGGAGTACGTCACCACCGATGAAATCCCCAACGAGATCCGTGAGCGGGAAAAGGCGATCGAAATGGGCCGTGACGATCTCGAGGGCAAGCCTGAGCAGATGAAGGAAAAGATCGTTGAAGGTCGCATTGGCAAGCGCCTCAAGGAACTCGCCCTCATGGAGCAACCTTTCATCAAGGACAGCTCCATCACTGTTGCTGACCTCGTGAAGCAAACCGCCGGCAAGATCGGCGAGAACGTGAAAGTTCGTCGCTTCACCCGTTACACCCTGGGCGAGGGCATCGAGGTGGAAGAGAACGATTTCGCTGCTGAAGTGGCGTCCATGCAGAACGCCGGCTGA
- a CDS encoding M16 family metallopeptidase, giving the protein MELCHAVLNLPFSGPPLDHWTLPNGVRCVTADMPDAPLTCLDLWCRAGSASEQPGEAGMAHFLEHMVFKGSERLAAGAFDEAIEALGGSSNAATGFDDVHFHVLTPPDRAREALDLLLELVLQPSLEPDGFHTERGVVLEEIAQYADQPNEQVLQLLLSKSCDQHPYGRPILGTPRSLKGMTHEAMRAFHQRQYRGSNCCLAIAGPPSTELRSALGSSALAGLLDAIDPSLASSPLSVRPGRESVVVDRLESARLLMLWEAPQAKDQAGVMAADLATTLLGEGRRSRLVNRLREELQIVESVSMDLSVLEQGSLITLEVICPDEHLEAVEDEVNRQLRAMADELVSDQELKRGQQLVSNGLRYALESTGQVSGLSASQTLWDRQQDLLHPLTFLLQWTAERLRSDLFPRLQPEQAFVLTAQAKTKNG; this is encoded by the coding sequence ATGGAACTTTGCCACGCAGTTCTGAACCTTCCGTTCTCCGGTCCCCCACTCGACCATTGGACCCTCCCCAACGGAGTGCGCTGCGTGACGGCCGACATGCCGGATGCACCCCTGACCTGTCTTGATCTGTGGTGCCGTGCCGGCAGTGCCAGTGAGCAGCCAGGGGAAGCGGGCATGGCCCATTTCCTGGAACACATGGTGTTCAAGGGAAGTGAGCGTCTGGCCGCTGGGGCGTTCGACGAGGCCATCGAAGCTCTGGGGGGCAGCAGCAATGCCGCCACTGGCTTTGATGACGTTCACTTCCACGTGCTGACACCACCGGATCGAGCCCGCGAAGCGTTGGATCTGTTGTTGGAACTGGTGTTACAGCCAAGCCTCGAGCCTGACGGGTTCCACACGGAACGGGGGGTGGTGCTTGAAGAGATCGCTCAATACGCCGATCAACCCAATGAGCAGGTGCTGCAACTGCTGTTGAGCAAGAGCTGTGACCAGCACCCCTACGGCCGACCCATCCTGGGGACACCCCGCAGCCTGAAAGGCATGACGCACGAGGCCATGCGGGCGTTTCATCAGCGGCAGTACCGCGGTTCCAACTGCTGCCTAGCGATAGCGGGCCCGCCATCCACTGAGCTGCGCAGTGCCCTGGGGTCCTCGGCTCTGGCGGGCCTCCTGGATGCCATAGATCCGTCGTTAGCGTCATCCCCCCTGAGCGTGCGTCCTGGACGCGAGAGCGTTGTTGTGGACCGGCTCGAATCCGCCCGACTGCTGATGCTCTGGGAAGCACCCCAGGCCAAGGATCAGGCAGGCGTGATGGCAGCTGATCTCGCCACAACCCTGCTAGGGGAAGGGCGACGCAGCCGTCTCGTGAACCGCTTGAGGGAGGAACTGCAGATCGTAGAAAGTGTGTCGATGGACCTTTCGGTTCTGGAGCAGGGAAGCCTGATCACCCTGGAGGTGATCTGCCCCGACGAGCATCTGGAGGCGGTGGAAGACGAGGTGAACCGGCAGCTGCGTGCCATGGCAGATGAGCTAGTCAGCGATCAGGAGCTGAAACGGGGCCAGCAGCTGGTGAGCAACGGACTGCGCTATGCCTTGGAATCGACGGGCCAGGTGTCTGGGCTCAGCGCCAGCCAGACCCTCTGGGATCGTCAGCAGGATCTGCTCCACCCCCTGACCTTCCTGTTGCAATGGACTGCCGAGCGGCTTCGCTCAGACCTGTTTCCAAGGCTTCAACCCGAACAGGCATTTGTGCTGACCGCCCAGGCCAAGACGAAAAACGGATGA
- a CDS encoding biotin transporter BioY has protein sequence MRALASWCGALAGLLAILIGGLVPAALLLPAPEPVLLPLPVTWQVPALLLCAMVSGPRAGVMAAVGYLSLGLFSLPVFHGGGGLSYVLEPGFGYLAGFVPAAWLTGRLAQQDGMDDLPRQSLCALGGLFVLQICGVLNLALGALLGRWNLGFLELLMQFSFGPLPAQMLLCIGAGFLSVVLRRLLIIEP, from the coding sequence GTGAGGGCTCTCGCCTCCTGGTGTGGTGCCCTTGCGGGTCTGCTGGCCATCCTCATCGGTGGCCTGGTGCCGGCCGCGTTGCTCCTGCCTGCACCCGAGCCGGTCCTTCTCCCCCTGCCGGTCACCTGGCAGGTGCCAGCGCTGCTTCTCTGCGCCATGGTCAGTGGCCCGCGCGCCGGCGTCATGGCGGCTGTTGGCTATCTGAGCCTGGGGTTGTTCAGTCTGCCGGTGTTCCATGGCGGTGGCGGGCTGAGCTACGTGCTGGAACCGGGTTTCGGCTATCTGGCGGGCTTCGTGCCCGCGGCCTGGCTCACCGGTCGTCTGGCGCAGCAGGACGGCATGGATGACCTGCCCAGACAGTCGCTCTGCGCCCTTGGAGGACTGTTCGTTCTCCAGATCTGCGGGGTGCTGAATCTCGCCCTCGGGGCACTTCTGGGGCGATGGAACCTTGGCTTCCTCGAGCTGCTAATGCAGTTTTCGTTCGGTCCGCTGCCGGCTCAGATGCTGCTCTGCATCGGTGCTGGTTTTCTCTCGGTGGTGTTGCGCCGGTTGTTGATCATCGAGCCATGA
- the devC gene encoding ABC transporter permease DevC: protein MNRFWRGRRIPLSWLLLTRQPVRLLVALAGISFAGILMFMQLGFRDGLFDASVTAHRLFDADVVLISPRSASSVSMEAFPRRRLVQTLADPSVDGVTPVHWGLMLWRNPETRRNRSILALGFNPDDPFFVDPSLAEKSDALKQKGRILFDQLSRPEFGPIADWYRDGRVVETEIAGNRVRVAGLVSLGTSFGADGNLLTSTETFLDLMPQKPPGAIEVGLVRLKPGADPEQVVSRLSQRLPKDVSVLTKQGFIDFEQNYWKSSTSIGFIFSLGAAMGFVVGCVIVYQVLYTDVSDHLPEYATLMAMGYRLSHLLGVVVREGFYLAAMGYVPAYLAGQGLYWFVRDATKLPVGMDLSRALTVLVMILVMCMLSSFLAMRRLIDADPAEIF, encoded by the coding sequence ATGAACCGGTTCTGGCGGGGCCGTCGGATTCCCCTCTCCTGGCTTTTGCTGACGCGCCAGCCCGTGCGGTTGCTGGTGGCACTCGCCGGCATCAGCTTCGCGGGAATCCTGATGTTCATGCAGCTCGGCTTCCGTGATGGCCTTTTTGATGCCAGCGTCACGGCGCACCGTCTGTTCGATGCCGATGTCGTTCTGATCAGTCCCCGCTCCGCCAGCTCCGTGAGCATGGAAGCCTTTCCAAGGCGGAGGCTGGTTCAGACCCTGGCTGATCCATCCGTCGATGGGGTGACCCCGGTGCACTGGGGGCTGATGCTCTGGCGGAACCCTGAAACGCGTCGCAACCGGTCGATCCTCGCCTTGGGCTTCAATCCCGACGATCCCTTCTTCGTCGACCCCTCCCTGGCTGAAAAATCTGACGCTCTCAAGCAGAAAGGGCGGATCCTGTTCGATCAGCTGTCACGCCCTGAATTCGGACCCATTGCCGATTGGTATCGCGATGGCCGAGTGGTGGAGACCGAGATCGCTGGCAACCGCGTCCGGGTGGCGGGTCTGGTGAGCCTGGGCACCAGCTTCGGTGCCGACGGCAATCTGCTCACGAGCACCGAGACGTTTCTCGATCTGATGCCTCAGAAGCCGCCTGGGGCGATCGAAGTGGGTCTAGTGCGGTTAAAGCCAGGAGCGGATCCTGAGCAGGTGGTGTCCCGATTAAGCCAGCGGCTGCCCAAAGATGTTTCGGTGCTGACCAAGCAGGGCTTCATCGATTTCGAGCAGAACTACTGGAAAAGCAGCACCTCCATCGGTTTCATCTTCAGCCTGGGTGCTGCCATGGGCTTCGTGGTGGGCTGCGTGATCGTGTACCAGGTGCTCTACACCGATGTAAGTGATCACCTGCCGGAGTACGCCACCTTAATGGCCATGGGCTATCGCCTCAGCCACCTCTTGGGAGTGGTGGTTCGTGAGGGCTTCTATTTGGCGGCGATGGGCTACGTCCCCGCCTACCTGGCTGGTCAGGGGTTGTACTGGTTCGTTCGTGACGCCACCAAGCTGCCCGTCGGCATGGATCTGTCCCGGGCGTTGACCGTTCTGGTGATGATCCTGGTGATGTGCATGTTGTCGTCGTTCCTGGCCATGCGTCGTCTCATTGATGCAGACCCTGCGGAGATCTTCTGA
- a CDS encoding DevA family ABC transporter ATP-binding protein has translation MAAVVVDNLSHAFGQREMRREVLQNISFSIEPGEVVLLTGPSGCGKTTLLTLIGALRTVQQGQVSVLGQSLDGAGRRRRQQLRRRIGMIFQGHNLLRCLTAEQNVQMGADLLPDLSYRARRDEARQWLRAVGLEDHMAKVPHDLSGGQKQRVAIARALAANPRLLLADEPTAALDSRTGREVVELLRRLAHEQSCAVLMVTHDPRIVDVADRLLEMEDGRLKNAV, from the coding sequence ATGGCCGCTGTTGTTGTCGACAACCTCTCCCATGCCTTCGGTCAAAGGGAGATGCGCCGCGAGGTTCTTCAGAACATCAGCTTCAGCATCGAGCCGGGCGAAGTCGTGTTGCTCACCGGTCCCTCCGGCTGTGGCAAGACAACGCTGCTCACCTTGATCGGCGCCTTGCGGACGGTTCAGCAGGGCCAGGTGTCTGTGCTTGGTCAATCCCTTGATGGAGCCGGTCGTCGTCGTCGCCAGCAGCTGCGCCGGCGCATTGGAATGATTTTTCAGGGGCACAACCTCCTGCGCTGCCTCACGGCTGAACAGAACGTGCAGATGGGAGCTGATCTTCTGCCTGATCTAAGCTACAGGGCCCGTCGGGATGAGGCCCGTCAGTGGCTCCGTGCCGTCGGCCTGGAAGACCACATGGCAAAAGTCCCCCATGACCTGTCCGGAGGACAAAAGCAACGGGTCGCCATTGCCCGTGCCCTTGCCGCCAACCCCCGTCTTCTTCTTGCTGATGAACCCACCGCTGCCTTGGACAGCCGTACGGGCCGCGAGGTGGTGGAGCTGCTTCGCCGACTGGCCCATGAACAATCCTGCGCGGTGCTGATGGTGACCCATGACCCGCGCATCGTTGATGTTGCCGATCGCTTGCTCGAGATGGAGGACGGGCGACTAAAGAATGCTGTTTAG
- a CDS encoding DUF3148 domain-containing protein: MTVSIGDQLRLSQQLPYLKSADPMPMLRPPDLVAAGEVGEVVALHPMETVAVRFRRGTFLIPLERLDPVDAAEAD; encoded by the coding sequence ATGACGGTATCGATTGGTGATCAGCTGCGCCTGTCGCAGCAGCTTCCTTACCTCAAGTCGGCGGATCCGATGCCGATGCTGCGACCGCCGGATCTGGTGGCGGCCGGTGAAGTGGGCGAGGTGGTTGCGCTTCATCCGATGGAGACGGTTGCCGTGCGTTTTCGCCGGGGTACTTTCCTGATCCCCCTCGAACGGCTGGATCCGGTGGATGCCGCTGAGGCGGACTAA
- a CDS encoding M16 family metallopeptidase → MSNPELLIEPVSSPGILAAKLLLPFGSADDPAGTRGAHDLLASLLSRGCGQHNHVDLADLVEGCGAGLRCDAQEDALVLSLRCTVEDAGQLLPLLAQMVRSPQLEPGQVTLERSLTIQALQRQREDPFHCATTGWRQLVYGNGGYGHDPMGIAEELVDLDRNALRPLAERLPRASSVLALAGSVPPQIIETIGSLEDFCDWPQGSSNDPSGRRPYAEAVGTETIQLEPMDTEQVVLMLGQATLGHGHPDELALRLLQCHLGVGMSSLLFQRLREDHGVAYDVAAHFPALAGPAPFVLMASSVEERSELALELLLNIWDELSEQPLSEAALELARAKYIGQLAQGLQTCSQRAERRVQLKAQGLPDDHDQRCVEALAGLTPTDVRQAAQRWLGEPRLSLCGTSATLEQLGRRWRRRVAA, encoded by the coding sequence ATGAGTAACCCCGAACTGCTGATCGAGCCGGTCTCCAGCCCGGGGATTCTGGCCGCGAAACTGCTGCTTCCCTTCGGCAGCGCCGACGACCCTGCCGGAACACGGGGCGCCCATGACCTGCTGGCATCCCTGCTTAGCCGCGGCTGTGGACAACACAACCACGTGGACCTGGCGGACCTTGTTGAGGGATGCGGAGCTGGTCTGCGCTGCGATGCCCAGGAGGACGCCCTTGTGCTGAGCCTGCGCTGCACGGTGGAAGACGCAGGGCAGCTCCTGCCCCTGTTGGCACAGATGGTTCGTTCTCCCCAGCTTGAGCCTGGCCAGGTGACCCTTGAGCGTTCGCTCACGATTCAGGCCTTGCAACGCCAACGGGAGGACCCCTTCCATTGCGCCACGACCGGTTGGAGACAGCTGGTCTATGGCAACGGGGGCTACGGCCACGACCCCATGGGCATCGCTGAGGAGCTGGTTGATCTGGATCGGAACGCACTGCGTCCGTTGGCCGAACGGCTCCCGCGGGCATCGAGCGTTCTCGCCCTGGCGGGCAGCGTCCCGCCACAAATCATCGAGACGATTGGCTCGCTTGAGGACTTTTGCGACTGGCCTCAGGGGAGCAGCAACGATCCCTCAGGACGCCGCCCCTATGCCGAAGCGGTTGGGACCGAGACGATCCAACTTGAACCGATGGACACCGAACAGGTGGTTCTGATGCTTGGGCAGGCGACGCTGGGGCATGGCCACCCGGATGAGCTGGCGCTGCGTCTGTTGCAGTGCCACCTGGGGGTGGGCATGTCGAGCCTGCTGTTCCAACGCCTGCGGGAAGACCATGGCGTGGCCTACGACGTGGCCGCGCACTTCCCTGCCTTGGCGGGGCCGGCGCCGTTTGTGCTGATGGCCTCCAGCGTGGAGGAACGCTCAGAGCTCGCTCTTGAGTTGCTGCTGAACATCTGGGATGAGCTGAGTGAGCAACCTCTCAGTGAAGCCGCTCTCGAGCTCGCAAGGGCCAAGTACATCGGCCAGCTCGCGCAGGGGCTGCAGACCTGCTCCCAACGGGCGGAGCGACGGGTTCAGCTAAAGGCCCAGGGTCTGCCCGACGATCATGACCAACGCTGTGTGGAGGCTCTCGCGGGGCTGACACCCACGGATGTGCGCCAGGCCGCCCAACGTTGGCTGGGGGAACCACGACTCAGCCTTTGCGGAACCTCCGCCACGCTGGAGCAGCTCGGCCGGCGCTGGCGGCGCCGCGTCGCTGCTTAG
- a CDS encoding HlyD family efflux transporter periplasmic adaptor subunit, translating into MTPKRWSVLAGSLVIAVIGGWLLRPTPEPKPVEPAPARTVRPEAVAALGQLEPAGDIRNLAAPNAGMAGTPRVAALNVNEGDLIKRGQVLASFDHRDGLLADLERVDAQLRSLDQEIQLQALEVERFSKAADWGAAELTLVDNKREELVRLQGKRDQALAERKGLQADLVLSQLISPLDGVVLKLHARAGERPGAEGVMDVGANQAMQASIEVYESDISLIRLDQSVRLISENGGFRGELLGRVLRISPQVEQRSVLSTDPTGDADARVVAVDVVLNPEDAAKVSRLAGLKVIARFDP; encoded by the coding sequence ATGACCCCCAAGCGCTGGTCTGTTCTGGCTGGAAGTTTGGTCATTGCGGTCATCGGCGGATGGTTGTTGCGGCCGACGCCCGAACCCAAGCCGGTTGAACCGGCACCTGCACGCACGGTTCGTCCCGAAGCGGTTGCTGCCCTGGGGCAGCTGGAGCCCGCCGGGGACATCCGCAATCTGGCGGCTCCCAATGCGGGAATGGCAGGCACACCGCGGGTGGCAGCCCTCAATGTGAATGAGGGTGATTTGATCAAGCGGGGCCAGGTGTTGGCGTCCTTCGATCACCGGGATGGCCTGCTCGCTGATCTGGAGCGCGTCGATGCGCAGCTGCGCAGCCTCGACCAGGAGATACAGCTTCAGGCCCTTGAGGTGGAGCGCTTCAGCAAAGCCGCCGATTGGGGTGCGGCCGAATTGACTCTGGTGGACAACAAGCGTGAAGAGCTGGTGCGTCTTCAGGGAAAGCGGGATCAGGCCCTGGCGGAGCGCAAAGGGCTGCAGGCCGACCTCGTGCTCAGTCAGCTGATCTCGCCCCTTGACGGTGTTGTGCTCAAGCTGCATGCCCGTGCAGGCGAGCGCCCCGGTGCAGAGGGGGTGATGGATGTGGGGGCCAATCAGGCGATGCAGGCCAGCATTGAGGTCTACGAATCAGATATCTCCCTGATCCGCCTCGACCAGTCCGTGCGCCTCATCAGCGAGAACGGTGGTTTCCGGGGTGAACTCCTCGGACGCGTCCTGCGCATCAGCCCGCAGGTGGAACAACGGTCTGTTCTCTCCACCGATCCCACAGGCGATGCCGACGCCCGCGTTGTGGCGGTTGATGTGGTGCTCAACCCTGAAGATGCCGCCAAGGTCAGCCGTCTGGCTGGTTTGAAGGTGATCGCCCGCTTCGATCCATGA
- a CDS encoding phycocyanobilin:ferredoxin oxidoreductase, with the protein MQPKPLAPPPGQHPLVQALAASIRSAWAGLPGLEILPCDEDLRFIQGQLDGEGLSIGNELFRCIGLRKLHLEVARLGNGLQILHSVWFPDPHYDLPIFGADIVAGPAGISAAIVDLSPTSDALPEQLIQRLEARPWPAFRQVRELPAWGSAIFSNKVCFIRPDGADEEAAFQQLVSHYLQVMATSVIEATPEQSTALTTVRRYEGQLNYCLQQKRNDKTRRVLEKAFDSAWADRYIDMLLFDNPPEL; encoded by the coding sequence ATGCAGCCCAAGCCGCTGGCGCCACCGCCAGGACAGCATCCCCTCGTGCAGGCCTTGGCGGCGTCGATCCGTAGTGCCTGGGCGGGATTGCCCGGATTGGAGATTCTCCCCTGCGATGAGGATTTGCGCTTCATCCAAGGGCAACTCGATGGCGAAGGCCTGTCGATCGGCAACGAGCTTTTTCGCTGCATCGGCCTTCGCAAGCTTCATCTGGAGGTTGCGCGACTCGGCAACGGCCTGCAGATCCTCCACAGCGTCTGGTTCCCCGACCCCCATTACGACCTGCCGATCTTCGGGGCCGACATCGTGGCCGGCCCTGCGGGGATCTCCGCCGCGATCGTCGATCTCTCCCCCACCTCCGATGCCCTGCCGGAACAGCTGATCCAACGGCTTGAGGCCAGGCCATGGCCGGCGTTCCGTCAGGTTCGGGAGCTGCCGGCTTGGGGATCCGCCATCTTCTCGAACAAGGTGTGCTTCATCCGCCCGGATGGTGCAGACGAGGAAGCAGCCTTTCAGCAGCTGGTGAGCCACTACCTGCAGGTGATGGCCACCAGCGTGATCGAGGCGACTCCCGAACAGTCAACGGCTCTCACTACAGTCCGCCGGTACGAGGGTCAGTTGAACTATTGCCTTCAGCAGAAACGCAACGACAAGACCCGCCGCGTGCTCGAAAAGGCCTTCGATTCAGCCTGGGCCGATCGTTACATCGACATGCTTCTGTTCGACAACCCACCGGAACTCTGA
- the rpsB gene encoding 30S ribosomal protein S2 has product MAVVTLAEMMEAGAHFGHQTRRWNPKMSRYIYCARNGVHIIDLVQTAVCMNNAYKWTRSAARSGKRFLFVGTKKQASEVVALEAARCGASYVNQRWLGGMLTNWTTMKARIDRLKDLERMESSGAIAMRPKKEGAVLRRELERLQKYLGGLKNMRRLPDVVVLVDQRRESNAVLEARKLDIPLVSMLDTNCDPDLCEVPIPCNDDAVRSVQLILGRLADAINEGRHGSNDQRGGDSEG; this is encoded by the coding sequence ATGGCTGTCGTCACCCTCGCCGAGATGATGGAAGCTGGCGCCCACTTTGGGCACCAGACCCGTCGTTGGAACCCCAAGATGTCGCGCTACATCTACTGCGCGCGCAACGGCGTTCACATCATCGATCTCGTGCAGACCGCCGTCTGCATGAACAACGCCTACAAGTGGACCCGTTCTGCTGCCCGCAGCGGCAAGCGTTTCCTCTTCGTTGGCACTAAGAAGCAAGCCTCTGAAGTGGTGGCGCTTGAAGCCGCCCGCTGCGGAGCCTCCTATGTGAACCAGCGCTGGTTGGGCGGCATGCTCACCAACTGGACCACCATGAAGGCCCGGATCGACCGCCTCAAGGATCTGGAGCGGATGGAGTCCAGTGGCGCCATCGCCATGCGCCCCAAGAAAGAGGGTGCGGTGCTGCGTCGCGAACTCGAGCGTCTCCAGAAGTACCTGGGTGGTCTCAAGAACATGCGTCGCCTGCCCGACGTTGTGGTTCTGGTGGACCAGCGTCGTGAGTCGAATGCCGTGCTCGAAGCCCGCAAGCTCGACATTCCCCTGGTCTCCATGCTGGACACCAACTGCGATCCGGACCTCTGTGAGGTGCCGATTCCCTGCAATGACGACGCCGTTCGTTCTGTGCAACTGATCCTGGGCCGTTTGGCCGATGCGATCAATGAGGGCCGCCACGGCTCCAACGATCAGCGTGGTGGCGACAGCGAAGGCTGA
- a CDS encoding glycosyltransferase family 2 protein, producing the protein MFVSVVIPTYNRRPILEKCLSALEDQQLAGALQDYEVVVVDDGSTDGTPSWLSEQAHRFPHVRLFEQEHGGPAEGRNRGVDHARGDVIVFIDSDLVVTETFLATHARALKQCWQRRGDRLCFTYGAVINTANFEAPCSERHKLRDLSWAYFATGNVAIDREVLERSGLFDTGFRLYGWEDLELGERLRRMGVELVKCPDAVGYHWHPALSLNQIPRLVEVEGERARMGLVFYRKHPTRRVRLIIQFTWFHRILWEVLTLCGLINPSSLRPLLRWLIRHGYPGTAMELLRLPLNRIGVRALFHEARAAGLR; encoded by the coding sequence ATGTTCGTCAGCGTCGTTATTCCGACCTACAACCGACGCCCGATCCTTGAGAAATGCCTTTCGGCACTGGAAGATCAGCAGCTTGCTGGAGCTCTTCAGGACTACGAGGTTGTTGTGGTCGACGACGGGTCCACCGATGGAACGCCGTCATGGCTGAGTGAGCAGGCCCATCGTTTTCCCCATGTGCGCCTGTTTGAGCAGGAGCACGGTGGCCCTGCAGAGGGCCGGAACCGAGGCGTGGACCACGCCCGTGGCGATGTGATCGTCTTCATCGACAGCGACCTGGTGGTCACAGAAACCTTCCTGGCTACCCATGCACGGGCGTTGAAGCAGTGCTGGCAACGGCGCGGTGATCGGCTCTGCTTCACCTATGGCGCGGTCATCAACACCGCCAACTTCGAAGCACCCTGCTCGGAACGCCACAAATTACGTGACTTGTCCTGGGCTTATTTCGCCACCGGCAATGTGGCCATCGATCGGGAGGTGCTGGAGCGTTCAGGCCTGTTTGACACTGGTTTCCGCCTTTATGGCTGGGAAGACTTGGAACTCGGTGAGCGTCTGCGGCGGATGGGGGTTGAGTTGGTCAAGTGTCCGGACGCGGTCGGTTACCACTGGCACCCAGCCCTGAGTCTCAACCAGATCCCCCGTCTTGTGGAAGTGGAGGGAGAACGGGCGCGTATGGGGCTTGTCTTCTACCGCAAGCATCCAACCAGGCGGGTGCGGTTGATCATTCAGTTCACCTGGTTCCACCGCATCCTTTGGGAAGTGCTCACCCTCTGTGGGCTGATCAATCCCTCCAGCCTTCGCCCGCTGCTCCGCTGGCTGATTCGGCACGGCTATCCAGGAACGGCGATGGAGCTGCTTCGTTTGCCCCTCAACCGCATCGGTGTGCGTGCCCTGTTCCACGAAGCCAGAGCGGCCGGACTTCGCTGA